One Elusimicrobiota bacterium genomic window carries:
- a CDS encoding phytanoyl-CoA dioxygenase family protein, which yields MLAKVGSLIFSGRLFSVLRDYARRLRQGFLFEYHWRWGANAGSRRRWKDALRREAPVQARLIADLKARGVAMAPAAEVLGQEGAALLRDVESLAKAFASSPKVADRIARYQSDPKDSPGKDYIVKLLSDFEMLAPDHPLLRLGLSEPLLNVANGYLELFSKLKGANVWYTIPVDSERPRQNSQNWHRDPEDRRLVKAFYCLSDVGPASGPLEYIPGSRPGGPYAHLFPLAGGGGIYSYPDQARIEREVPPGARVSCECPAGTMVFCDTSGFHRGGYATKGERLLATWMYLTPATRFGRSFGLDRSRLDGGLSEAARRALE from the coding sequence ATGCTCGCAAAAGTTGGAAGCTTGATATTCTCGGGGCGGTTATTTTCGGTCCTGAGGGATTACGCCCGGCGGCTTCGGCAAGGTTTTCTCTTCGAATACCACTGGCGCTGGGGAGCCAATGCCGGGAGCCGCAGGCGGTGGAAGGACGCTCTCCGCAGGGAGGCTCCCGTCCAGGCCCGGTTGATCGCGGATCTTAAGGCTCGCGGGGTCGCCATGGCTCCCGCGGCGGAGGTGCTCGGGCAAGAGGGGGCGGCCCTCTTGCGGGATGTCGAATCCCTGGCCAAGGCTTTCGCCTCCAGTCCCAAGGTTGCCGACAGGATCGCCCGGTACCAAAGCGATCCCAAGGACAGTCCGGGAAAGGACTACATCGTCAAGCTCCTCTCCGATTTCGAAATGCTGGCCCCGGACCACCCTCTTCTGCGCCTGGGTTTAAGCGAACCTCTCTTGAACGTCGCCAACGGCTATTTGGAGCTGTTTTCCAAGCTCAAGGGCGCCAACGTATGGTATACGATCCCGGTGGACTCCGAGCGGCCCCGGCAGAACTCCCAGAATTGGCACCGCGACCCCGAGGACCGCAGGCTCGTCAAGGCCTTCTATTGCCTCTCCGACGTGGGGCCGGCCTCCGGTCCTCTCGAATACATCCCCGGAAGCCGCCCCGGCGGCCCGTACGCCCATTTGTTCCCGTTGGCCGGCGGGGGCGGCATCTACTCCTACCCCGATCAAGCCCGGATCGAGAGGGAGGTGCCGCCCGGGGCGCGCGTTTCCTGCGAGTGCCCGGCCGGGACCATGGTGTTCTGCGACACCAGCGGCTTCCATCGCGGAGGCTACGCCACCAAAGGCGAGAGGCTCTTGGCGACCTGGATGTATCTGACGCCGGCCACGCGCTTCGGGCGCTCCTTCGGGCTGGACAGGTCCCGGTTGGATGGGGGCCTCTCCGAGGCGGCTCGACGCGCCCTGGAGTAG
- a CDS encoding glycoside hydrolase family 99-like domain-containing protein, with product MPEPAIKAVAFYLPQFHPTPENDRWWGPGFTEWTNVARAVPLFPGHAHPRVPADLGYCDPRLPEVRQAQADLAREHGIHGFCYYHYWFHGKRLLERPFQEVLDSGRPDFPFCLCWANENWTRAWDGQSQECLMEQTYSERDDLEHIRWLARAFRDSRYIRVGGKPLFLVYRAGYLPDPRRTAELWRSECLKQGVGEIYLCSVESNYPAKYKSPLDMGFDGSVEHHPHGAFLGTPQRRGLFWSFLEKLRLSPKAYREHRLYDYSGYVARALDRPDPGYCRMPCVMPGWDNSPRRRQGAVILKGASPRIYEAWLAAVVRGLKARGSEAFVFINAWNEWAEGTCLEPDLRNGRAYLEATKRVLNGETP from the coding sequence ATGCCTGAGCCCGCGATCAAGGCCGTGGCCTTCTACCTTCCGCAGTTCCACCCCACCCCCGAGAACGACCGTTGGTGGGGGCCGGGATTCACCGAATGGACCAACGTGGCCCGGGCCGTTCCCCTGTTTCCCGGCCACGCCCACCCGCGCGTGCCCGCGGACCTGGGCTATTGCGACCCGCGCCTGCCCGAGGTCCGGCAAGCCCAGGCGGATTTGGCCCGCGAGCACGGCATCCACGGCTTCTGCTACTACCACTACTGGTTCCACGGCAAGCGCCTGTTGGAAAGGCCGTTCCAAGAGGTCCTGGACTCGGGCCGGCCGGATTTTCCCTTTTGCCTGTGCTGGGCTAACGAGAACTGGACCCGTGCCTGGGACGGTCAGAGCCAGGAGTGCCTGATGGAGCAGACCTATTCCGAGCGGGACGATTTGGAGCACATCCGCTGGCTCGCCCGTGCCTTCCGGGACAGTCGCTACATCCGCGTCGGGGGAAAGCCCCTTTTCCTGGTGTACCGGGCGGGGTATCTCCCCGATCCGCGCCGCACGGCCGAGCTTTGGCGCTCGGAGTGCCTCAAGCAGGGCGTGGGAGAGATATACCTCTGCAGCGTCGAGAGCAACTATCCCGCCAAGTACAAAAGCCCCTTGGACATGGGATTTGACGGCAGCGTCGAGCATCATCCCCACGGAGCCTTTTTGGGGACTCCGCAAAGGCGCGGCCTTTTCTGGAGCTTCCTGGAAAAGCTCCGATTGTCGCCTAAAGCGTATCGCGAGCACAGGCTTTACGACTATTCCGGGTACGTGGCCCGGGCCCTGGATAGGCCCGATCCCGGCTATTGCCGCATGCCTTGCGTGATGCCCGGCTGGGACAACTCCCCGCGTCGACGGCAGGGAGCGGTCATCCTCAAGGGGGCCTCCCCGCGGATATACGAGGCGTGGCTGGCGGCCGTGGTCCGCGGCCTCAAGGCCCGCGGGTCGGAAGCCTTCGTTTTCATAAACGCTTGGAATGAATGGGCCGAAGGCACCTGCCTCGAGCCGGACTTGAGAAACGGCCGAGCTTACTTGGAAGCCACCAAGCGCGTCCTTAACGGAGAGACCCCATGA
- a CDS encoding 2OG-Fe(II) oxygenase encodes MSYPFFFEAEELQGLARRRQEEFRQAKPFPHLVVDNFLPEAFLEEVLEEFKAPGQIDWIRYKEKGQLKLQSNSEGQLGPNTRYLVYQLNSSTFLMFLRTLTGIEGLLPDPHLFGGGMHQIVRGGFLKIHADYSKHPKLNLDRRLNAIVYLNKGWKEEYGGQLELWSRDMSRCEKRVLPVFNRLVVFATADNSFHGHPDPLSCPEGWTRKSLALYYYSNGRPAGESAGGRATLWQSRPGEVLKEFPREQPLRNWRDAAKKFIPPIILDLRRAVIGKLGH; translated from the coding sequence ATGAGCTACCCCTTCTTCTTCGAAGCGGAGGAGCTTCAGGGGCTGGCGCGGCGGCGCCAGGAGGAGTTCCGTCAGGCCAAGCCTTTCCCGCACTTGGTGGTGGACAATTTCCTTCCCGAGGCTTTCCTGGAAGAGGTCTTGGAGGAATTCAAGGCTCCCGGCCAGATAGACTGGATCCGCTACAAGGAGAAGGGCCAGCTCAAGCTCCAATCCAACAGCGAAGGCCAGCTTGGCCCCAACACCCGCTACCTCGTCTATCAGCTTAACTCCTCCACTTTCCTGATGTTCTTGAGGACCTTGACCGGCATCGAGGGCCTCCTTCCGGACCCCCACCTCTTCGGCGGGGGAATGCACCAGATCGTGCGGGGGGGCTTCCTCAAGATTCACGCCGACTACAGCAAGCATCCCAAGCTCAACCTGGACCGACGGCTCAACGCCATTGTTTACCTCAATAAGGGCTGGAAGGAGGAATACGGCGGCCAGCTCGAGCTGTGGAGCCGAGATATGAGCCGCTGCGAGAAAAGGGTGCTCCCTGTTTTCAACCGCCTGGTCGTGTTTGCGACTGCGGACAACTCCTTCCATGGGCATCCCGATCCTCTGTCCTGCCCCGAGGGTTGGACGCGCAAATCCCTGGCCCTGTATTATTACTCCAACGGGCGGCCCGCGGGAGAGAGCGCCGGCGGCCGGGCGACTTTGTGGCAGAGCCGCCCCGGAGAGGTCCTAAAGGAATTCCCCAGGGAGCAGCCTCTCCGGAACTGGAGGGACGCGGCCAAGAAATTCATTCCGCCCATCATCCTCGACCTGCGCCGGGCCGTGATCGGAAAGCTGGGCCATTGA
- a CDS encoding methyltransferase domain-containing protein, protein MSPEKDGVYAPPREVASPEDCYFYHTIDLPRHGLQKGEWDLRGGEADYLGRCELKGKRVLEIGTANGYLCFYMERQGAEVVGYDLSENQSWDIVPYVHPKFDAKAIMEKRREHIKKTNNAWWLTRGLLGSKARVVHGTVYEVPEAIGPVDIVTFGSILLHVRDPFQAMCRAARLCRDTLIVTDVPSISRGWKRDLLRRFASPSAMEFLPRAEGRYPYETWWILPPELAAEFAKILGFPHVRITYHTQKYYRGDKHLYTMVARR, encoded by the coding sequence ATGAGCCCGGAAAAAGACGGCGTCTATGCCCCCCCGCGAGAGGTTGCTTCGCCGGAGGACTGCTACTTCTACCATACCATAGACCTGCCGCGCCACGGGCTCCAAAAGGGGGAATGGGACCTGCGGGGAGGGGAGGCAGACTACCTTGGCCGCTGCGAGCTCAAGGGCAAGAGGGTCCTCGAGATCGGGACCGCCAACGGCTACCTGTGCTTTTACATGGAAAGGCAGGGAGCCGAGGTCGTGGGCTACGACCTGTCCGAGAACCAAAGCTGGGATATCGTGCCCTACGTCCACCCGAAGTTCGACGCGAAGGCCATCATGGAGAAGCGCCGCGAGCACATCAAGAAGACCAACAACGCCTGGTGGCTGACCCGCGGCCTCTTGGGCTCCAAGGCCCGGGTCGTTCACGGCACGGTCTACGAGGTTCCGGAGGCCATCGGCCCAGTGGACATTGTGACCTTCGGCTCGATTCTGCTGCATGTGCGCGATCCCTTTCAGGCCATGTGCCGGGCCGCGCGCCTTTGCCGGGACACCTTGATCGTGACCGACGTGCCGAGCATCAGCCGGGGCTGGAAGAGGGATCTTCTCCGGCGCTTCGCCTCGCCCAGCGCCATGGAATTTTTGCCCCGCGCCGAGGGCCGCTATCCCTATGAGACTTGGTGGATACTCCCTCCCGAGCTGGCGGCGGAGTTCGCGAAAATCCTCGGATTCCCGCATGTCCGGATCACCTATCACACGCAGAAGTATTACCGGGGCGACAAACATCTCTACACCATGGTGGCCCGCAGGTAG